A portion of the Gossypium arboreum isolate Shixiya-1 chromosome 8, ASM2569848v2, whole genome shotgun sequence genome contains these proteins:
- the LOC108469701 gene encoding squamosa promoter-binding-like protein 1, which yields MEARYGSEAQLYGVSPEDLQAVGKRTLEWNLNDWKWDGDLFVASRMNPVSADGMGRQFFPLGSSIPGNSSNSSSSCSDEVDLETERKRELEKRRRVTVVKDDSLNEEAGSLTLKLGGQDSHGNLLSQRDTINWEGTSGKKTKLSGGSGNRAVCQVDDCRADLSDAKDYHRRHKVCEMHSKASKTLVGNVMQRFCQQCSRFHVLQEFDDGKRSCRRRLAGHNKRRRKRNPEAVVNGNSLNDEQTSGYLLLSLLKILSNLHSNTSGQATDQDVLSHLLRSLANHTNEQGGRNISGLLPVPQDIEAVSALFSNGQGPPQLFKQHITGPALEMPQKAVCSHDTRGAEVQGSAAGVVKMNDFDLNDIYIDSDNSTDDIERSPAPVNIGTSSLDCPSWVQQTSHQSSPPQTSRNSDSASGQSPSSSSGGAQSRTDRIVFKLFGKEPNDFPLVLRAQILHWLSHSPTDIESYIRPGCIVLTIYLRQAEAAWDDLCSNLSFSLSRLLDCSDDTFWRTGWICIRVQDQIAFIYNGQVLVDMYLPLGSVRYSKIVNVKPIAVSATERAQFSVKGINLSRPATRLLCSVEGKYLVQNDSHELIDDNDDFKEQDELQCINFSCSIPTVTGRGFIEIEDPCFSSSFFPFIVAEDDVCSEIRMLESLLEITDTDADVGRMEAKNVAMDFIHEVGWLLHRSQLKSRLGQLDPSSESFSLRRFKWLMEFSMDHEWCAVVKKLLNILLDGTVGSGEHHSIDLALTEMSLLHRAVRKNCRPLAELLLRFIPENASDKLGFENGTVAAGVDKTFLFRPDVLGPGGLTPLHIAAGKDGSEDVLDALTDDPGKVGIDAWNSAQDSTGSTPEDYARLRGHYSYIHLVQRKINKRSPSGHVVVDIPATPSVSSTNQKQNNETTTSFEISQLELRPVKRHCKLCDQKLPYSYGMVTNMSLSYRPAMLSMVAIAAVCVCVALLFKSCPEVVYVFRPFRWELLDYGAS from the exons atggaggctCGATATGGAAGTGAAGCTCAGTTGTATGGTGTGAGTCCGGAGGATCTGCAGGCTGTGGGGAAAAGGACATTGGAGTGGAATTTGAATGATTGGAAATGGGATGGTGACCTTTTTGTTGCTAGCCGGATGAATCCGGTGTCTGCTGATGGTATGGGGAGGCAGTTTTTCCCGCTGGGGTCCAGTATTCCTGGCAATTCATCCAATAGTTCATCGTCATGCTCTGACGAAGTGGATCTGGAAACTGAAAGGAAAAGGGAATTGGAGAAGAGGAGAAGGGTCACTGTGGTCAAAGATGACAGTCTGAATGAAGAAGCAGGTAGCCTTACTTTGAAGCTTGGGGGCCAAGATAGTCATGGTAATCTACTTAGCCAAAGAGATACAATAAATTGGGAGGGAACTAGTGGGAAGAAGACCAAGTTGAGTGGAGGTTCTGGAAATCGTGCAGTTTGTCAGGTTGATGACTGCAGGGCTGATCTGAGTGATGCCAAGGATTATCATAGGCGGCATAAGGTTTGTGAGATGCATTCCAAGGCTAGTAAAACACTGGTCGGAAATGTCATGCAGCGATTTTGTCAGCAGTGTAGTCG GTTTCATGTCCTTCAAGAGTTTGATGACGGTAAGAGAAGCTGTCGCAGACGTCTGGCTGGCCACAATAAAAGGAGGAGGAAAAGAAATCCTGAAGCTGTCGTCAATGGCAATTCACTGAATGATGAGCAAACTAGTGGTTATCTGTTGTTAAGTCTTCTGAAGATACTTTCTAATTTGCATT CTAACACATCTGGCCAGGCCACGGACCAGGATGTTCTGTCTCATCTTCTAAGGAGCCTTGCAAACCATACCAATGAACAAGGAGGAAGAAACATATCTGGGCTTCTGCCCGTACCTCAAGATATAGAAGCTGTTTCAGCTTTGTTTTCTAATGGCCAAGGCCCTCCTCAGCTTTTCAAGCAGCATATCACTGGACCTGCATTGGAGATGCCACAGAAAGCAGTATGTTCTCATGATACTAGGGGTGCTGAGGTCCAAGGCAGTGCTGCTGGAGTGGTCAAGATGAATGATTTTGATCTGAATGACATATATATTGACTCAGACAATAGCACAGATGACATAGAGAGGTCACCTGCACCTGTGAATATAGGGACTAGCTCTCTTGATTGCCCTTCATGGGTTCAACAGACCTCTCATCAGTCAAGTCCACCCCAGACCAGTAGGAATTCAGATTCAGCATCTGGCCAATCACCTTCTAGTTCCAGTGGTGGTGCTCAG AGCCGTACAGATAGGATTGTGTTTAAATTATTTGGGAAAGAACCAAATGATTTTCCTTTGGTCTTGCGAGCACAG ATTCTTCATTGGCTATCTCATAGTCCCACCGACATTGAGAGCTATATTAGGCCTGGTTGCATTGTTCTCACAATTTATCTTCGTCAAGCTGAGGCTGCTTGGGATGAT CTGTGCTCTAATCTGAGTTTCAGTTTGAGTCGACTTCTGGATTGTTCGGATGACACTTTCTGGAGGACTGGATGGATTTGTATAAGGGTGCAAGATCAGATAGCATTCATTTATAATG GTCAGGTTCTGGTAGATATGTATTTACCTCTTGGTAGCGTCCGTTATAGTAAAATTGTGAATGTCAAACCAATTGCAGTATCTGCAACTGAGAGAGCTCAATTTTCAGTTAAAGGTATCAATCTGTCTCGGCCAGCCACAAG GTTGCTCTGTTCAGTAGAAGGGAAGTATCTGGTGCAAAATGATTCTCATGAGTTGATAGATGACAATGATGATTTCAAGGAGCAAGATGAGTTACAGTGCATTAACTTCTCTTGCTCTATCCCTACTGTGACTGGGAGAGGATTCATTGAG ATAGAAGACCCTTGCTTTAGCAGCAGTTTCTTCCCTTTCATTGTTGCTGAGGATGATGTTTGTTCAGAGATCCGAATGCTTGAGAGTTTACTGGAGATTACTGACACTGATGCCGATGTTGGCAGAATGGAAGCCAAAAATGTAGCCATGGACTTCATTCATGAAGTTGGTTGGCTTCTTCATAGAAGTCAATTGAAGTCTAGATTGGGCCAGTTGGATCCTAGCTCAGAATCCTTTTCTCTAAGGCGGTTCAAGTGGCTTATGGAGTTCTCTATGGACCATGAGTGGTGTGCTGTAGTGAAGAAACTTCTAAATATTCTTCTTGATGGAACAGTGGGCTCTGGGGAGCACCACTCTATCGACCTTGCATTAACAGAGATGAGTCTTCTTCACAGAGCTGTTAGGAAAAATTGTAGACCTCTAGCGGAGCTCCTTTTAAGATTTATTCCGGAGAACGCTTCAGATAAATTAGGATTTGAGAACGGGACAGTCGCTGCTGGTGTTGATAAAACCTTCTTGTTTAGACCTGATGTACTAGGCCCTGGAGGTTTAACTCCTCTTCACATTGCAGCTGGTAAAGATGGTTCCGAGGATGTGTTGGATGCATTAACTGATGATCCTGGAAAG GTTGGCATTGATGCTTGGAATAGTGCTCAGGACAGCACTGGCTCTACACCTGAAGATTATGCTCGCTTACGTGGCCACTACTCGTACATCCACTTGGTACAAAGGAAAATTAACAAGAGATCACCTTCTGGGCATGTGGTGGTTGACATTCCCGCCACTCCCTCTGTCTCCAGCACAAACCAGAAGCAAAACAATGAGACAACCACCAGCTTTGAGATAAGCCAGCTCGAATTGAGACCCGTGAAGCGACATTGCAAGCTTTGTGACCAGAAGCTTCCTTATAGCTATGGGATGGTGACCAATATGTCATTGAGTTACAGGCCTGCAATGCTGTCGATGGTAGCAATTGCTGCAGTCTGCGTCTGTGTTGCTCTATTATTTAAGAGCTGTCCGGAAGTTGTGTACGTGTTCCGTCCCTTCAGATGGGAACTGTTGGACTATGGTGCAAGCTGA
- the LOC108467707 gene encoding L-cysteine desulfhydrase-like: MEHEDPRNSESPHRSSKKPKFSSNYIPESEIRDEFSHHQPRVARINNGSFGSCPGSVLAAQRRWQLQFLRQPDAFYFNTLRNGITASRMIIKDLINADHVDEVSLVDNATTAAAIVLQQIGHSFAEGKFKKSDTVLMLHCAYQAVKKSIQAYVTRAGGSVVEVRLPFPVNSEEEIISEFKKSITEGKSNGRKIRLAIIDHITSMPSIVIPVKELVRVCREEGIDQVFVDAAHAIGSLKVDVKEIGADFYVSNLHKWFFCPPSVAFLHCKKSNASSDVHHPVVSHEYGNGLPIESSWIGTRDYSSQLVIPAVLEFVNRFEGGIEGIMERNHEQVVKMGKMLAESWGTNLGSPPEMCTAMIMVGLPSRLCLNSEEDASRLRSYLRDCHEVEVPIFYQVPKDGEDGVRANDGCITGYVRISHQVYNTLDDYEKLRDAINQIVEDGKTCKMLCIE; encoded by the coding sequence ATGGAGCACGAAGACCCTCGAAACAGTGAGTCGCCTCACCGCAGCTCCAAAAAACCCAAGTTTTCTTCCAATTACATACCGGAATCCGAAATCCGAGACGAGTTCTCTCACCACCAACCACGTGTCGCTCGTATCAATAACGGGAGTTTCGGTAGCTGCCCCGGTTCGGTTCTTGCTGCCCAACGCCGGTGGCAGCTCCAGTTCCTCCGACAACCTGATGCCTTTTACTTTAATACCCTCCGTAATGGAATAACGGCGTCGCGGATGATCATAAAGGACCTCATCAACGCCGACCACGTCGACGAGGTCTCCCTTGTTGATAACGCGACAACCGCCGCCGCCATCGTCCTCCAACAGATTGGTCATAGTTTCGCCGAAGGGAAGTTCAAGAAAAGCGACACTGTTTTGATGTTGCACTGTGCGTATCAAGCCGTTAAGAAATCAATCCAGGCCTACGTAACACGTGCTGGTGGCTCCGTCGTCGAGGTACGGCTACCGTTCCCGGTAAATTCAGAGGAAGAAATCATTTCCGAGTTCAAAAAATCAATCACGGAAGGAAAATCAAACGGTAGGAAGATAAGGTTAGCGATTATTGATCATATTACGTCAATGCCATCCATTGTTATTCCGGTAAAAGAATTAGTTAGGGTTTGTAGAGAGGAAGGCATAGATCAGGTTTTTGTAGACGCGGCACACGCGATAGGGAGCTTGAAAGTAGATGTTAAAGAAATTGGAGCTGATTTTTATGTTAGCAATTTACATAAATGGTTTTTTTGCCCGCCTTCTGTAGCGTTTTTACATTGTAAGAAATCGAATGCATCATCTGATGTGCATCACCCTGTTGTTTCACATGAATATGGGAACGGATTGCCGATAGAGAGTTCATGGATAGGGACTAGGGATTACAGTTCTCAGCTCGTGATTCCTGCGGTTTTAGAGTTTGTGAACCGGTTTGAAGGTGGGATTGAGGGGATAATGGAGAGGAACCATGAACAGGTGGTGAAGATGGGGAAGATGTTGGCAGAATCTTGGGGGACAAATTTAGGGTCGCCCCCGGAGATGTGTACGGCGATGATTATGGTTGGTTTGCCTTCAAGGTTGTGTCTTAATAGTGAAGAGGATGCTTCGAGGTTGAGGTCGTATTTACGGGATTGTCATGAGGTTGAAGTTCCAATTTTTTATCAAGTTCCAAAGGATGGGGAGGATGGAGTTAGGGCTAATGATGGGTGTATTACAGGATATGTGAGAATCTCTCATCAGGTTTATAATACATTAGACGATTATGAGAAATTGCGGGATGCTATTAATCAAATAGTTGAGGATGGGAAAACTTGCAAAATGCTTTGTATAGAATAA